The following coding sequences lie in one Aureimonas sp. AU20 genomic window:
- a CDS encoding FAD-dependent oxidoreductase: MSSPHSLEPLDRPGPAGARALVDVAIIGAGLAGTASALRLAALGYKVVLVDANAEHPEEFRAEKMGLLHLALFEKLGLDGIARPALTPMLDNQVYRLGRLYARKDIPEFGFSYAQLVNTLRRAVPKEVLCVTGKVTEIEPLAEGRRLRLADGTEIDARLVVISTGLGEAVRRMAGVKRTVTSRGHSLAFGFDLAGQAKDYGFGTLNYYSKRFEERYAYLTFFPIGDTMRANFFTYRDMSDPFVKRFRAEPQAMLRELMPEIESLCGGFELAGPVSVRPVDLSVSEGYKQPGLVLVGDAFCTTCPVPGVGISRVMTDVERLCNVHIPAWFATPGMGVDKIGSYYRDPVKVETDRVGMRVSWYARQVSVGESMVWRLRRGRNQLVRRSLLALRPAPAHG; encoded by the coding sequence ATGTCCTCTCCGCACTCCCTCGAACCTCTCGATCGCCCCGGACCGGCGGGGGCGCGCGCGTTGGTGGATGTGGCGATCATCGGCGCGGGGCTGGCGGGAACGGCGAGTGCGCTGCGCCTAGCGGCGCTTGGGTATAAGGTCGTCCTGGTGGACGCGAATGCCGAGCATCCCGAGGAGTTTCGGGCGGAGAAGATGGGCCTCCTCCATCTCGCCCTGTTCGAGAAGCTGGGTCTCGACGGGATCGCCCGGCCCGCCCTGACGCCGATGCTCGACAATCAGGTCTACCGGCTGGGGCGGCTCTATGCCCGCAAGGACATTCCCGAATTCGGCTTTTCCTATGCCCAGCTCGTCAACACGCTGCGTCGCGCCGTGCCGAAGGAAGTGCTCTGCGTCACGGGCAAGGTCACGGAGATCGAGCCCCTGGCCGAAGGGCGGCGGCTGCGACTGGCCGATGGAACCGAGATCGACGCGCGGCTCGTCGTCATCTCGACCGGGCTGGGAGAAGCCGTGCGGCGCATGGCGGGCGTCAAACGGACCGTCACCTCGCGGGGCCATTCGCTGGCCTTCGGCTTCGATCTGGCGGGGCAGGCCAAGGATTACGGCTTCGGCACGCTGAACTACTACAGCAAGCGGTTCGAGGAGCGCTACGCCTACCTCACCTTCTTCCCGATCGGCGACACGATGCGGGCGAATTTCTTCACCTATCGCGACATGTCGGACCCGTTCGTGAAGCGCTTCCGCGCGGAGCCGCAGGCGATGCTCCGCGAACTCATGCCCGAAATCGAGAGCCTTTGCGGAGGTTTCGAGCTGGCCGGTCCCGTCTCGGTGCGGCCGGTCGATCTCAGCGTCAGCGAGGGCTACAAGCAGCCGGGCCTCGTCTTGGTGGGAGATGCGTTCTGCACGACCTGCCCCGTGCCGGGCGTCGGCATCAGCCGCGTGATGACCGACGTGGAGCGCCTGTGCAACGTCCACATCCCCGCCTGGTTCGCGACGCCAGGCATGGGCGTCGACAAGATCGGCAGCTATTACCGCGACCCGGTGAAGGTGGAAACCGACCGGGTCGGCATGCGCGTCAGCTGGTACGCCCGGCAGGTGAGCGTCGGGGAGAGCATGGTCTGGCGGCTGCGGCGCGGGCGCAACCAGCTGGTCCGCCGCTCGCTGCTGGCGCTTCGGCCTGCGCCGGCGCACGGTTAG
- a CDS encoding glycoside hydrolase family 5 protein, translating to MNPRPTRRRVLQGGLAASAALLAGAPAAAEANRRPQPLTLSRGVNAFPWFSLTREYPAPRTDYGSPPFQTGRPVPTRADLLRLRAAGLDFLRLPVDPGPFLAGTPIERSALLDMLADAVALTLDCGLKLVVNLQVNGATHYWNQDRLIAGPDAPGFSAYVAFAGEVAHRLASFDPQRVALEPVNEPPQACGAEAWQGMQRRLFEAARGQARDLTLVATGACGGMIMGLETLDPAPLLAQGPVLFTFHFYEPYLFSHQGAPWMREPVYRALNAVPWPAREGSLDATLRAVRARMAQDTTRPRVEAEAAYEETVRLLRQYFEADPGRPYIDHYLDMAASWARRHAIPPGQVMLGEFGALRTDAHYTAAAAPDRARYVRDVRESAEAHDFPWAFWNLFDGMGVMDDTTRALDPAITAALGLKMPN from the coding sequence GTGAACCCGCGCCCGACCCGCCGCCGCGTCCTGCAAGGCGGGCTCGCGGCCTCCGCTGCCCTTCTGGCAGGCGCCCCGGCGGCGGCCGAGGCAAATCGAAGACCCCAGCCGCTCACGCTCTCGCGCGGCGTCAACGCCTTTCCTTGGTTCTCGCTGACGCGCGAATATCCCGCGCCGCGCACGGACTACGGCTCGCCGCCCTTCCAGACTGGGCGGCCGGTGCCGACCCGTGCCGATCTCCTGCGCCTGCGCGCAGCGGGGTTGGACTTCCTTCGCCTGCCGGTCGATCCCGGCCCCTTTCTCGCCGGCACGCCCATTGAGCGAAGCGCGCTTCTGGACATGTTGGCGGACGCGGTCGCGCTGACGCTCGATTGCGGTCTGAAGCTCGTCGTCAACCTTCAGGTCAACGGCGCGACCCATTACTGGAACCAGGACCGGCTGATCGCGGGGCCGGATGCGCCAGGGTTTTCCGCCTATGTCGCCTTCGCGGGCGAAGTGGCGCATCGGCTCGCCAGCTTCGACCCGCAGCGCGTCGCGCTCGAGCCCGTCAACGAACCGCCCCAGGCCTGCGGAGCCGAAGCTTGGCAGGGGATGCAGCGGCGCCTGTTCGAGGCGGCGCGGGGGCAGGCGAGGGATCTGACGCTGGTGGCGACCGGCGCCTGCGGCGGCATGATCATGGGGCTCGAAACGCTCGACCCCGCCCCGCTCCTGGCGCAAGGGCCGGTGCTTTTCACCTTTCACTTCTACGAGCCCTATCTGTTCAGCCATCAGGGCGCGCCCTGGATGCGTGAGCCGGTCTACCGCGCGCTCAACGCCGTGCCCTGGCCAGCGCGCGAAGGCTCGCTCGACGCAACGCTGCGGGCGGTGCGCGCCCGCATGGCGCAGGATACGACCCGCCCCAGGGTCGAGGCGGAGGCCGCCTACGAGGAGACGGTCCGGCTTCTCCGGCAGTATTTCGAGGCCGATCCGGGCCGTCCCTATATCGACCATTATCTCGATATGGCGGCCAGTTGGGCGCGGCGACACGCCATCCCGCCCGGCCAAGTGATGCTCGGCGAGTTCGGCGCCCTGCGCACGGACGCGCACTACACCGCCGCCGCCGCGCCGGACCGCGCCCGCTATGTCAGGGATGTCCGCGAAAGCGCCGAAGCGCATGACTTTCCCTGGGCCTTCTGGAATCTCTTCGACGGAATGGGGGTGATGGACGACACGACGCGCGCGCTCGACCCGGCCATTACGGCGGCGCTCGGCCTGAAGATGCCCAACTGA
- a CDS encoding helix-turn-helix domain-containing protein has protein sequence MVGVPKEQPDSIDVSVGRQVRALRKARRMSLDMLASKVGVTYQQVQKYESGTNRVSASMLARIARVLNVRISDFFPDEETDAGSGAQTADLSSLVIAQKIGLLDPHLRRSISDLVDALTSVKS, from the coding sequence ATGGTGGGCGTGCCCAAGGAGCAACCCGACAGCATCGACGTGAGCGTCGGGCGGCAAGTGCGCGCACTTCGCAAGGCGCGTCGGATGTCGCTGGACATGCTGGCGTCGAAGGTCGGCGTCACCTACCAGCAGGTGCAGAAATACGAGAGCGGCACGAATCGCGTCTCGGCCTCAATGCTGGCGCGCATTGCGCGCGTCCTCAACGTGCGAATCAGCGACTTCTTTCCGGATGAGGAAACAGACGCAGGATCGGGCGCCCAAACGGCCGATCTTTCCTCGCTGGTGATCGCCCAGAAGATCGGCCTACTCGACCCACATCTGCGTCGGTCGATTTCCGATCTGGTGGACGCGCTGACATCCGTCAAAAGCTGA
- a CDS encoding DUF1972 domain-containing protein: protein MPDEMSPILRILGTRGVPAAHGGFETFAEQLSLFLVARGWRVVVYCQHDVSEVTEGLRTDIWRGVELVHIQIASTGPKSTLEFDWKSVRHAGAEEGLCLVLGYNSGLFLPYLRLRGKTVLTNMDGMEWRRAKWGPAIKAWFWVNEWIAAWSSHRLIADHPAIADHLATRRPRRHIATIAYGANEVPPQPEGPVRDLALVPGTYLVSIARIEPDNNIHTIVEAFSRRRRGAKLVVLGTLQRGLAYHDRLLKAASDEVVFPGAIYDGAVVAALRYHARAYVHGHTVGGTNPSLVESLAAGNACIAHDNVFNRWTAGEAATYFSDRGGCEAAIEAVLADDALVARARTAARERARSAFRLDDILSAYEREFASFSGYPAASQPLGVLT, encoded by the coding sequence ATGCCGGACGAAATGAGCCCCATTCTGCGCATTCTGGGCACCCGAGGGGTGCCCGCAGCCCACGGTGGGTTCGAGACCTTCGCCGAACAGCTTTCGCTCTTTCTCGTGGCGAGGGGATGGAGGGTCGTGGTCTATTGTCAGCACGACGTCTCCGAGGTGACCGAGGGCTTGAGAACCGACATCTGGCGCGGGGTGGAGCTGGTTCACATCCAGATCGCCTCGACCGGCCCGAAATCGACCCTCGAATTCGACTGGAAATCCGTGCGCCACGCGGGCGCGGAGGAGGGCCTCTGTCTCGTTCTCGGTTACAATAGCGGACTGTTCCTTCCCTATCTGCGCCTTCGCGGCAAGACGGTCCTGACCAATATGGACGGGATGGAATGGCGGCGGGCCAAGTGGGGGCCGGCCATCAAGGCCTGGTTCTGGGTCAACGAATGGATCGCGGCTTGGTCGTCCCATCGCCTGATCGCCGACCACCCGGCGATCGCGGATCATCTGGCCACCCGGCGCCCGCGCCGGCATATCGCGACCATCGCCTATGGCGCAAACGAGGTGCCGCCGCAGCCGGAAGGGCCGGTGCGTGATCTGGCTTTGGTGCCCGGCACCTATCTCGTCTCGATCGCCCGGATCGAGCCCGACAACAACATCCACACCATCGTCGAGGCCTTCTCGCGCCGACGGCGCGGCGCCAAGCTCGTGGTTCTCGGCACCTTGCAGCGCGGTCTTGCCTATCACGACCGCCTGCTGAAGGCTGCGAGCGACGAAGTGGTCTTCCCCGGCGCGATCTATGACGGCGCGGTCGTCGCCGCGCTGCGCTACCATGCGCGGGCCTATGTCCACGGGCACACGGTCGGCGGCACGAACCCTTCCCTTGTGGAGTCGCTGGCGGCGGGTAACGCCTGCATCGCCCATGACAACGTCTTCAACCGCTGGACCGCCGGAGAGGCCGCCACCTATTTCAGCGATCGGGGTGGCTGCGAAGCGGCGATCGAGGCCGTGCTCGCCGACGACGCCCTGGTGGCCCGCGCCCGGACAGCCGCGCGCGAGCGCGCCCGTTCGGCCTTCCGCCTCGACGATATTCTCTCGGCCTACGAGCGGGAGTTCGCGAGCTTTTCGGGCTATCCCGCAGCGTCCCAGCCGCTGGGCGTCCTGACATGA
- a CDS encoding ROK family transcriptional regulator, protein MTSTSSPGDLAGSNSGLAASHNQAVVLRTIRWNQPISRTELAQRCGLSKQAVARITEKLIDDGLVMEARRRYGLRGQPAIELEIDPQGCSAVGIGLGRDHLTIVAVDALGRVQDRVHREARYLLPDAFFAEVREALKSFRRRRAIDESRLCGIGVAFPDWLGRIPFIGMPERYALWEATDIRAGLAEITDRPIFIDNDATVAAIGETNYGLGAEIRSFFYIFIGAGLGGGVVLDGAAYHGAGGIAGEIGWLPVAPDGGEGPVRPLGEVVSLFLLYEFLKSHGFHVDEPQQLLALDERGRALVAEWLRRAARPLAEAAIDIGLTLDPDAVVIGGRLPVTLMDRLIQHVHEALAEDPRPSPHVYRAAGSEDAAALGAAAMPLAHALRLESADPAQLTRSPLRGRALL, encoded by the coding sequence ATGACATCCACTTCTTCGCCGGGCGATCTGGCCGGCTCCAATTCCGGCCTCGCCGCGAGCCACAATCAGGCGGTCGTGCTGCGCACCATCCGCTGGAACCAGCCGATCTCGCGCACCGAACTCGCGCAGCGTTGCGGGCTCAGCAAGCAGGCGGTGGCGCGCATTACGGAAAAGCTGATCGACGACGGGCTCGTGATGGAGGCGCGCCGGCGCTACGGCCTGCGCGGCCAGCCGGCGATCGAGCTGGAGATCGACCCGCAGGGCTGCTCGGCGGTCGGCATCGGGCTGGGGCGCGACCATCTCACCATCGTCGCGGTGGACGCGCTCGGCCGGGTGCAGGACCGGGTTCATCGCGAGGCGCGCTATCTCCTGCCGGACGCCTTCTTCGCCGAAGTGCGCGAGGCGCTCAAAAGCTTTCGCCGCCGCCGCGCCATCGACGAGAGCCGCCTGTGCGGCATCGGCGTCGCCTTTCCCGATTGGCTTGGGCGCATTCCCTTCATCGGCATGCCCGAGCGCTATGCCTTGTGGGAGGCGACCGACATCCGCGCGGGTCTCGCCGAGATCACCGACCGGCCGATCTTCATCGACAACGACGCGACCGTGGCGGCGATCGGCGAGACGAACTACGGGCTCGGCGCGGAAATCCGCAGCTTCTTCTACATCTTCATCGGCGCCGGGCTCGGCGGCGGCGTGGTGCTGGACGGCGCGGCCTATCACGGCGCGGGCGGGATCGCGGGCGAGATCGGCTGGCTTCCCGTCGCGCCGGACGGCGGCGAAGGGCCGGTGCGCCCGCTCGGCGAGGTCGTGTCGCTTTTCCTGCTCTACGAGTTCCTGAAGTCCCACGGCTTCCATGTGGACGAGCCGCAGCAATTGCTGGCACTGGACGAGCGCGGCCGCGCCCTGGTGGCGGAATGGCTGCGCCGCGCCGCGCGCCCCCTGGCGGAGGCCGCGATCGACATCGGCCTGACGCTCGACCCTGACGCGGTGGTGATCGGCGGCCGCCTCCCGGTGACGCTGATGGACCGCCTGATCCAACATGTTCACGAGGCGCTGGCCGAGGACCCGCGCCCGTCACCTCATGTCTACCGCGCCGCCGGCTCGGAGGATGCCGCAGCGCTCGGCGCCGCAGCCATGCCGCTCGCTCACGCGCTCAGGCTGGAATCAGCAGACCCCGCCCAGCTGACGCGCTCGCCGCTGCGCGGCCGGGCGCTGTTATAG
- a CDS encoding LysR family transcriptional regulator: protein MEHLLQSVDWDGVKVILAVADRQSFRQAAQDLGRSVNTLRGIVDRLEDQFGFPVFNRHVDGAKLTVEGRRVVSAARLVERSMMDLMRVAQSASDTMKGPVRLAVTEGIGTFWIVPQLVDFLAGPGRDIQVTLQCALQAVDVLRLEADISIQTAEPTAFDVVKHKIGCVHMTLFAGRAYAERHGLPTTLAELADHRIIEQEMDQFTGYGLDRIYTPEIAERIVALRTNFASAHYWAIAKGAGIGMLPNYAAAIGGDLVPLDLGLRIPVDLWLAVHPEMVKTARHRAVVEWLDTCFSAETYPWFGDRYMAPEEIEAFLRGSTKLKGYFSGFTPLNPMAEPLPIDKLEQL, encoded by the coding sequence ATGGAACACCTACTGCAGAGCGTGGACTGGGACGGGGTGAAGGTCATCCTCGCCGTGGCCGATCGCCAGAGCTTCCGACAGGCGGCCCAGGATCTGGGACGCAGCGTCAACACGCTGCGCGGCATCGTCGACCGGCTGGAGGACCAGTTCGGCTTTCCCGTGTTCAACCGCCATGTCGACGGCGCCAAGCTGACCGTGGAGGGGAGGCGGGTGGTGAGCGCCGCGCGGCTGGTGGAGCGCTCGATGATGGACCTGATGCGCGTCGCGCAGTCCGCCTCCGACACGATGAAGGGCCCGGTGCGCCTCGCCGTGACGGAGGGGATCGGCACGTTCTGGATCGTGCCGCAGCTGGTGGACTTTCTGGCCGGGCCGGGGCGGGACATTCAGGTGACGTTGCAATGCGCGCTGCAGGCGGTGGACGTCCTGCGGCTGGAGGCCGACATCTCGATCCAGACGGCCGAGCCGACGGCATTCGACGTGGTGAAGCACAAGATCGGCTGCGTTCACATGACGCTGTTCGCCGGGCGCGCCTATGCCGAGCGGCACGGGCTGCCGACGACGCTGGCGGAACTGGCCGACCACCGCATCATCGAACAGGAGATGGACCAGTTCACGGGCTACGGGCTGGACCGGATCTACACGCCGGAGATCGCGGAGCGGATCGTGGCGCTTCGGACGAACTTCGCCAGCGCCCACTACTGGGCGATCGCCAAGGGTGCCGGCATCGGCATGCTGCCGAACTACGCCGCGGCCATCGGCGGCGATCTGGTTCCCCTGGATCTCGGCCTCCGCATCCCGGTGGACCTCTGGCTCGCGGTTCACCCCGAAATGGTGAAGACCGCGCGGCACCGGGCCGTGGTGGAATGGCTGGACACCTGCTTCAGCGCCGAGACCTATCCCTGGTTCGGCGATCGCTACATGGCGCCGGAGGAAATCGAAGCTTTTCTACGCGGTTCGACCAAGCTGAAGGGCTATTTCTCGGGGTTCACGCCCTTGAATCCGATGGCGGAGCCGCTGCCGATCGACAAGCTGGAGCAGCTTTGA
- a CDS encoding GNAT family N-acetyltransferase, with the protein MSSSPFPTASPDLSPSDAAPRRARRYEKGLDANGTGLVVVHGMDDFVKMAVVRAAVYMGEKAFAYDQQFDGNDFAATHLLASVRGEPAGCIRIRFFGDFAKMERLAVRREFRNSRISFELVRAAVDLCRAKGYRKLYGHASEEYLSFWLHFGFKVRDNGAPFELASWPLVEMVEDIEPFDDAVCIGDDPVRTIRPEGLWNQPCALERPSTLAG; encoded by the coding sequence ATGAGTTCTTCGCCCTTCCCCACCGCTTCTCCCGACTTGTCCCCCTCCGATGCCGCGCCCCGGCGCGCCCGGCGGTACGAAAAAGGGCTCGACGCCAACGGAACGGGCCTCGTGGTCGTCCACGGCATGGACGATTTCGTGAAGATGGCCGTGGTGCGCGCCGCCGTCTACATGGGCGAGAAGGCCTTCGCCTACGACCAGCAGTTCGACGGCAACGATTTTGCCGCCACCCATCTTCTCGCCAGCGTTCGCGGCGAGCCCGCTGGCTGCATCCGCATCCGCTTCTTCGGCGACTTCGCCAAGATGGAGCGTCTGGCGGTGCGGCGCGAGTTCCGCAATTCCCGCATCTCCTTCGAGCTGGTGCGCGCGGCGGTCGATCTGTGCCGGGCCAAGGGCTACCGCAAGCTCTATGGCCATGCCAGCGAGGAATATCTGAGCTTCTGGCTGCATTTCGGCTTCAAGGTTCGCGACAACGGCGCGCCGTTCGAGCTGGCCAGTTGGCCGCTGGTGGAGATGGTCGAGGACATCGAGCCCTTCGATGACGCCGTGTGCATCGGCGACGATCCGGTGCGCACGATCCGGCCCGAAGGGCTGTGGAACCAGCCCTGCGCTCTCGAGCGCCCCAGCACCCTGGCAGGCTGA
- a CDS encoding alpha-mannosidase: MSLTLTQRIDRLDVRSRELPHWRERASVPIERWTFDGEPLALGAFWPRRDGVFRFAAEAEVPEGWALEDTRLLLDLGGESLVTLKGGAGEKSYGLDPYHREFAVPGRRFAIGSETVARLPFGEPVKEPRLTVARLAWIEPAVHAFHLLLRQLVETARLLGSHEAVAHLVGAGEDAFASLDWPSATADYVARMGDFTQGRAIWALPALKAQPAGLTDAQRTSVAAAHDGLAAALRALKARYPQQGRVAVTGHAHIDLAWLWPYAETRRKARRTFHSMLGLMEAFPDFVFNQSTAAFYAQIEEDDPALFGAIREAVKRGQWETIGGMWVEPDTNMPTGESFVRQILYGQRYFEKTFGVRHRVCWLPDCFGFSPALPQLLRQGGMDSFFTIKVNWSETNRFPHDLFYWEGLDGSRVLAHTFDNPQNGYNGSVEPAAILPTWGNFRRKDIHDETLLAVGWGDGGGGTTAEMLERQAQLADFPVVPALRPVRVEDFFARIHEEVPAETLPVWSGEIYLELHRATLTSQSHTKRLHRHAERALITAETVASLAALLGADVPESLEPVWRTVLKNEFHDILPGSGIREIYEDSERELTEALASAEAAGRAGLAALTSQLPKGEIAEALVLVNPDLHERGVRAEIDGAPLTIDTALPALGVLVLDRAAVAAPAGLSVSATHLENRFVRVEIAADGTLASLFDKRTGREALAGRGNQLWVYPMDKPRDWDAWDLENDYRRGGIELTAVDAIEIVESGPHRATIRVERRFRDSTITQTLRLWANSPRLEIRTDLDWHDRRVLLRTETPVDVRSDFATFECAFGVVRRATHDNTSWDEAKFEVPAHRFADLSEPGFGVALLNDAKYGHSVKGNVLGLSLVRSPIYPDPLADEGAQSFTYALLPHAGDWREGGVREEALDLNQPVLATLASGLAAGLHRPLAATGVPAALAGLKPAEDGNGLVARVYEPAGARGGFALDPARGWAVAEDVDLLEEPVSRPAGPDLKPFEVRSWRLTRV, encoded by the coding sequence ATGTCGTTGACGCTTACGCAGCGGATCGACCGCCTCGACGTCCGCAGCCGCGAACTGCCCCATTGGCGCGAGCGCGCCAGCGTGCCGATCGAGCGCTGGACCTTCGACGGCGAGCCGCTCGCCCTCGGTGCCTTCTGGCCGCGCCGAGACGGCGTCTTCCGCTTCGCCGCCGAAGCCGAGGTGCCGGAGGGCTGGGCGCTGGAGGACACGCGCCTCCTTCTCGACCTCGGCGGCGAAAGCCTCGTCACGCTCAAGGGCGGGGCCGGCGAGAAGAGCTACGGGCTCGACCCATATCACCGCGAGTTCGCGGTGCCGGGCCGGCGCTTCGCCATCGGCTCGGAAACGGTCGCGCGCCTCCCCTTCGGCGAGCCGGTGAAGGAGCCGCGCCTGACGGTGGCGCGCCTTGCCTGGATCGAGCCGGCGGTGCACGCCTTCCATCTTCTGCTGCGCCAGCTGGTCGAAACGGCGCGGCTTCTCGGCTCGCACGAGGCGGTGGCCCATCTCGTCGGCGCCGGCGAGGACGCGTTCGCGAGCCTGGACTGGCCGTCGGCCACGGCCGATTATGTCGCGCGCATGGGCGACTTCACGCAAGGGCGCGCCATCTGGGCGCTGCCGGCGCTGAAAGCCCAACCGGCCGGGCTCACCGACGCGCAGCGCACGAGCGTCGCCGCCGCCCATGATGGGCTGGCGGCTGCGCTACGCGCCCTCAAGGCGCGCTATCCCCAGCAGGGCCGGGTCGCTGTTACCGGCCACGCCCATATCGATCTCGCCTGGCTCTGGCCCTATGCCGAGACGCGGCGCAAGGCGCGGCGCACCTTCCACTCCATGCTGGGGCTGATGGAGGCGTTTCCGGACTTCGTCTTCAACCAGTCTACCGCTGCCTTCTACGCCCAGATCGAAGAGGATGATCCCGCCTTGTTCGGGGCGATCCGTGAGGCGGTGAAGCGCGGCCAGTGGGAGACGATCGGCGGCATGTGGGTCGAACCCGACACCAACATGCCGACCGGCGAGAGTTTCGTTCGCCAGATTCTCTACGGCCAGCGCTATTTCGAGAAGACCTTCGGCGTGCGCCATCGGGTCTGCTGGCTGCCGGACTGTTTCGGCTTCTCGCCCGCCCTGCCCCAGCTCCTGCGCCAGGGCGGCATGGATTCCTTCTTCACCATCAAGGTCAACTGGTCGGAGACCAACCGATTCCCGCACGATCTCTTTTATTGGGAAGGGCTCGACGGCAGCCGTGTCCTCGCCCACACGTTCGACAATCCGCAGAACGGCTACAACGGCTCGGTGGAGCCGGCGGCGATCCTGCCGACCTGGGGCAATTTCCGCCGCAAGGACATCCACGACGAGACGCTTCTCGCCGTCGGCTGGGGCGATGGCGGCGGCGGCACCACGGCCGAGATGCTGGAGCGTCAGGCGCAGCTCGCGGATTTCCCAGTCGTGCCGGCGCTGCGCCCCGTTCGCGTCGAGGACTTCTTCGCCCGCATCCACGAGGAGGTGCCCGCCGAGACGCTGCCCGTCTGGTCCGGCGAGATCTATCTCGAACTCCACCGTGCCACGCTGACCTCGCAGAGCCACACCAAGCGCCTGCATCGCCACGCCGAGCGCGCGCTGATCACTGCCGAAACGGTCGCCTCGCTCGCCGCGCTCCTGGGCGCGGACGTGCCGGAAAGCCTGGAGCCCGTCTGGCGTACGGTTCTCAAAAACGAGTTCCACGATATTCTGCCCGGCTCCGGCATTCGCGAAATCTACGAGGATTCCGAGCGCGAACTGACGGAAGCCTTGGCTTCGGCCGAGGCCGCCGGACGCGCCGGTCTCGCCGCGCTCACAAGCCAGTTGCCTAAGGGCGAGATTGCGGAGGCTCTGGTGCTGGTCAATCCCGACCTGCACGAGCGCGGGGTGCGCGCCGAGATCGACGGCGCGCCGCTCACGATCGACACCGCTTTGCCGGCGCTGGGTGTCCTCGTTCTCGACCGGGCCGCCGTTGCGGCGCCCGCCGGCCTTTCGGTCTCCGCGACGCATCTGGAAAACCGCTTCGTGCGGGTCGAGATCGCGGCGGACGGCACGCTGGCCAGCCTGTTCGACAAGCGGACCGGGCGCGAGGCGCTGGCCGGGCGCGGCAACCAGCTCTGGGTCTATCCCATGGACAAGCCGCGCGACTGGGACGCGTGGGACCTCGAGAACGACTATCGCCGGGGCGGCATCGAACTGACGGCGGTGGATGCGATCGAAATCGTGGAAAGCGGGCCGCATCGCGCCACGATCCGCGTCGAGCGACGCTTCCGCGACTCCACGATCACGCAGACGCTGCGCCTTTGGGCCAACTCGCCGCGCCTCGAAATCCGCACCGATCTCGACTGGCACGACCGCCGCGTCCTCCTGCGCACCGAGACGCCGGTGGACGTTCGCAGCGATTTCGCGACCTTCGAATGCGCCTTCGGCGTGGTGCGCCGCGCCACGCATGACAACACGTCCTGGGACGAGGCGAAGTTCGAGGTGCCGGCCCATCGCTTCGCCGACCTGTCGGAGCCGGGCTTCGGCGTCGCGCTTCTCAACGATGCCAAGTATGGCCACAGCGTGAAGGGCAATGTGCTCGGCCTCAGCCTCGTGCGCTCGCCGATCTATCCCGACCCGCTGGCCGACGAAGGGGCGCAAAGCTTCACCTACGCGCTTCTGCCCCATGCCGGCGACTGGCGCGAAGGCGGCGTGCGAGAGGAAGCACTGGACCTCAATCAGCCCGTGCTCGCCACGCTGGCGAGTGGCCTTGCCGCCGGCCTCCACCGGCCGCTGGCGGCGACGGGCGTCCCCGCCGCGCTGGCCGGCCTCAAGCCGGCGGAGGACGGCAACGGCCTCGTCGCCCGCGTCTACGAGCCAGCCGGCGCGCGCGGCGGCTTCGCGCTCGACCCCGCCCGGGGCTGGGCGGTGGCGGAGGATGTGGATCTCCTGGAGGAGCCAGTCTCGCGCCCCGCCGGGCCGGACCTCAAACCCTTCGAGGTGCGGAGCTGGCGCCTGACGCGGGTGTAG